In Paracoccus jeotgali, the following are encoded in one genomic region:
- the glpK gene encoding glycerol kinase GlpK, with product MTHILAIDQGTTSSRAILFDTRLHPVATAQEEFPQHYPQAGWVEHDALDLWTTTASTARAVIEKAGLGTRDIAAIGITNQRETTLLWDRATGQPLHRAIVWQDRRTADICEALKQDGHEPMITARTGLLLDPYFSGTKVKWLLDHIPDARTRAERGELAFGTVDSWLIWNLTGGKRHVTDATNAARTMLFDIGRNCWDDELLALLDIPRALLPEVLDCAADFGTTRPDLFGREIPILGVAGDQQAASMGQACFQPGMLKSTYGTGCFALLNTGDQMVASSNRLLTTIMSRLDGRTTYGLEGSIFIAGAVVQWLRDGLQIIRHAAETQPLAEAADPTQDLVLVPAFTGLGAPYWRPESRGAIFGLTRNSGPAEFARAALESVGFQTRDLLEAMRADWPGGSEPDVLRVDGGMVASDWGMQFLSDILGAPVDRPTVTETTALGAAWLAGMRAGVCPDQEGFAESWQLERRFTPQMKAETRDAKYARWQRAVAATIAAT from the coding sequence ATGACCCATATCCTTGCCATCGACCAGGGCACGACCTCGTCCCGCGCCATCCTGTTCGACACCCGGCTGCATCCCGTCGCCACCGCGCAAGAAGAGTTTCCGCAGCATTACCCGCAGGCGGGCTGGGTGGAACATGACGCGCTGGATCTGTGGACGACGACCGCCTCGACCGCGCGGGCGGTGATCGAGAAGGCCGGGCTTGGCACGCGCGACATCGCCGCCATCGGCATCACCAACCAGCGCGAGACGACGCTGCTGTGGGATCGCGCCACCGGCCAGCCCCTGCACCGCGCCATCGTCTGGCAGGACCGCCGCACCGCCGATATCTGCGAGGCGCTGAAGCAGGACGGGCATGAGCCGATGATCACGGCCCGGACCGGGCTGCTGCTCGACCCCTATTTCTCGGGCACCAAGGTGAAATGGCTGCTCGATCACATCCCGGACGCGCGGACGCGGGCCGAACGGGGCGAGCTGGCCTTTGGCACCGTGGATAGCTGGCTGATCTGGAACCTGACCGGCGGCAAGCGCCATGTCACCGACGCCACCAACGCCGCGCGCACCATGCTGTTCGACATCGGCCGCAACTGCTGGGACGACGAATTGCTGGCGCTGCTGGACATCCCCCGCGCGCTGCTGCCCGAGGTGCTGGACTGCGCCGCCGATTTCGGCACCACCCGCCCCGACCTGTTCGGGCGCGAGATCCCGATTCTGGGCGTCGCGGGCGATCAGCAGGCGGCCTCGATGGGGCAGGCGTGTTTCCAGCCGGGAATGCTGAAATCGACCTATGGGACGGGGTGCTTTGCGCTGCTCAACACCGGCGATCAGATGGTCGCGTCCTCGAACCGGCTGTTGACCACGATCATGTCGCGGCTGGACGGGCGCACGACGTATGGGCTTGAAGGCTCGATTTTCATCGCGGGCGCGGTGGTGCAATGGCTGCGCGACGGGTTGCAGATCATCCGCCACGCCGCCGAAACGCAGCCCTTGGCCGAGGCTGCCGATCCGACGCAGGATCTGGTGCTGGTGCCGGCCTTCACCGGGCTCGGCGCGCCCTATTGGCGGCCGGAAAGCCGGGGGGCGATCTTTGGGCTGACCCGCAACTCTGGCCCGGCCGAATTCGCGCGGGCGGCGCTGGAAAGCGTCGGCTTCCAGACCCGCGACCTGCTCGAGGCGATGCGCGCGGACTGGCCGGGCGGATCGGAGCCGGATGTGCTGCGGGTCGATGGCGGGATGGTCGCCTCGGATTGGGGGATGCAGTTTCTGTCCGATATCCTGGGCGCGCCGGTGGACCGCCCGACGGTGACCGAAACGACCGCCTTGGGTGCCGCCTGGCTGGCCGGGATGCGCGCCGGGGTCTGCCCTGATCAGGAGGGCTTTGCCGAAAGCTGGCAGCTCGAGCGGCGTTTCACCCCACAGATGAAGGCCGAGACGCGGGACGCCAAATACGCCCGCTGGCAGCGCGCCGTCGCCGCCACCATCGCCGCGACGTGA
- a CDS encoding Stf0 family sulfotransferase, producing the protein MRTTDFLIKGNVHETGIASHFQGRTRYRVDTPLFPTPLTVLLFTNRCGSNLFGDYLRGTGRIAGLTESLNHQEVVRRATASGIANYPDYFASQVNEALQDGPTHYGVKASAGQLAMLQRWNITGMFNGLVVLRVVRENLLAQAVSMLIASQTGKWASFVTGADKAPPEYDFDGIVKWLNRFNQENGAGQLLTASLGVPHLTVTYEVFRDDPLPWVQSALRLLGQDVDGVTVAPPSLSKQADATNHAFRERFRADLVERMRGGGPELGLI; encoded by the coding sequence ATGAGGACCACCGATTTTCTGATCAAGGGCAATGTCCACGAAACCGGCATTGCGAGCCATTTTCAGGGCCGCACCCGATACCGCGTCGACACGCCGCTGTTCCCGACCCCGCTGACGGTGCTGCTGTTCACCAATCGCTGCGGCTCGAACCTGTTCGGCGACTATCTGCGCGGCACCGGCCGCATCGCGGGCCTGACCGAATCGCTGAACCATCAAGAGGTCGTCCGCCGCGCCACCGCCAGCGGGATCGCCAACTATCCCGACTATTTCGCCAGCCAGGTCAACGAGGCGCTGCAGGACGGGCCGACCCATTACGGCGTCAAGGCCAGCGCCGGGCAATTGGCCATGCTGCAGCGCTGGAACATCACCGGCATGTTCAACGGCTTGGTGGTGCTGCGGGTGGTGCGCGAGAACCTGCTGGCGCAGGCGGTGTCGATGCTGATCGCCAGCCAGACCGGGAAATGGGCCAGCTTCGTCACCGGCGCGGACAAGGCGCCGCCGGAATATGATTTCGACGGGATCGTGAAGTGGCTGAACCGCTTCAATCAGGAAAACGGCGCCGGGCAGTTGCTGACCGCGTCCCTCGGCGTGCCGCATCTGACCGTCACCTACGAGGTGTTTCGCGATGACCCGCTGCCCTGGGTGCAGTCGGCGCTGCGCCTGCTGGGTCAGGATGTGGATGGGGTGACAGTGGCGCCGCCCTCGCTCAGCAAGCAGGCCGACGCCACCAACCACGCCTTCCGCGAGCGGTTCCGCGCCGATCTGGTCGAGCGGATGCGAGGCGGCGGGCCGGAACTGGGCCTGATCTGA
- a CDS encoding DUF2160 domain-containing protein, translated as MSLTETTKPARGTWPAIYAGAALLLGGTLVFLISAVPVRDGVRDWTGSMIPGGWMAWTFPVALFFWCIAALLIVFTILGVRFPETPRRGILGIDTTRGDRLFVTLLGSAFICLGWLFFFGPPVWWGLTLCLVYAAAVFRWV; from the coding sequence ATGTCGCTAACCGAAACGACCAAGCCAGCGCGCGGCACCTGGCCCGCGATCTATGCCGGGGCCGCGCTGCTGCTGGGCGGGACGCTGGTCTTTCTGATCAGCGCGGTGCCGGTGCGGGACGGCGTGCGCGACTGGACCGGGTCCATGATCCCCGGCGGCTGGATGGCCTGGACATTCCCGGTGGCGCTGTTCTTCTGGTGCATCGCCGCGCTGCTGATCGTCTTCACCATCCTCGGCGTGCGCTTTCCCGAAACCCCGCGCCGCGGGATTCTGGGCATCGACACCACGCGCGGCGACCGGCTGTTCGTCACGCTGCTGGGCTCGGCCTTCATCTGCCTTGGCTGGCTGTTCTTCTTTGGTCCCCCGGTCTGGTGGGGGCTGACGCTGTGCCTCGTCTATGCAGCGGCGGTGTTTCGCTGGGTATGA
- a CDS encoding glycosyltransferase: MLSRLLLSVFNRYARRHGRLRKPGFMILDRSGRRIGQVDDIMVEDGRLRVKGWAVAERVGLGSAEQQVESAPSISRRDVRSMFGDMAGDNSGFILELPLADGPASVWIRRGAETLVYPIAAIRRRELALMRLRQIPPFARDVIRASPAALAWLRRRDAASAVRIKAALGLNDQSRPVRIDAQAFAPDDDRPLPGLPGGRISIIVPIYDGFDLLPEVLGRVLRHTDLPFHLILIEDASPDPRVRPWLRDWVGQQDESRVTLLENDSNLGFIQSVNRGFQTALVDGGHVVLLNADALVPQGWASRLLAPIRHSADVASVTPMSNDAEIFNAPVITKRSDLAPGQLDAMDALLADRLGAGQRAEAPTGVGFCMAMNVEYLRALPEFDTSFGKGYGEEVDWCQRARLRGGRNLGLGGLFVEHRGGVSFGSEAKQQLMRQNSVVISTRYPQFDAQVQSFIRNDPLLASRLAWGLAWAATRGPDARGKGGRVRVYLVHDMGGGAEHDAARRARLDLKAGDTPVMLRVGGLSRWQIELATPIGVTRAETDDTELMLHLLNLVPEKTVIYSCGVGDRDPMSLPDILLALCQGSGDRLEVLFHDYFPLSPSYTLLDSDEVYRGVPEAETNTDPAHELVTPDGQRVTLAQWRAAWGRLMARADRLEVFSDNGAGIVAAAYPDHAAKIAVTPHRMLHVVPELPKPAPDAPPVIGVLGNIGLHKGATVLRDLSALLARSGQAQLAVIGSVDPSYPLAPSARVHGHYKPADIPALVSRYGITCWLIPSIVPETFSFTTHECLATGLPVWAFDLGAQGDSVASHAAERGQGGVLPIPQGPGDLQAMVDSMTAS, encoded by the coding sequence ATGCTGTCGAGACTGCTGCTGAGTGTCTTCAACCGCTATGCCCGTCGGCATGGACGGCTGCGCAAGCCCGGCTTCATGATCCTCGACCGCAGCGGCAGACGGATCGGGCAGGTCGACGATATCATGGTCGAGGACGGCCGGTTGCGGGTCAAGGGCTGGGCCGTGGCCGAGCGGGTGGGCCTTGGCAGCGCCGAACAGCAGGTCGAATCCGCACCCTCGATCAGCCGGCGCGACGTGCGGTCGATGTTCGGCGACATGGCGGGCGACAATTCCGGCTTTATTCTGGAACTGCCCCTCGCCGACGGGCCGGCCAGCGTGTGGATCCGGCGCGGGGCAGAGACGCTGGTCTATCCCATCGCCGCCATCCGCCGGCGCGAGCTGGCGCTGATGCGGCTGCGTCAGATCCCGCCCTTTGCCCGCGACGTGATCCGCGCCTCGCCCGCCGCGCTCGCCTGGCTGCGCCGCCGCGACGCGGCCAGTGCGGTCAGGATCAAGGCCGCACTCGGCCTGAACGACCAGTCCCGCCCGGTCCGCATCGACGCGCAGGCCTTTGCGCCCGACGACGACCGGCCGCTGCCGGGGCTGCCCGGCGGGCGGATCAGCATCATCGTCCCTATCTATGACGGCTTTGACCTGCTGCCCGAGGTTCTGGGCCGGGTGCTGCGCCACACTGACCTGCCCTTTCACCTGATCCTGATCGAGGATGCCTCACCCGATCCCCGCGTCCGGCCGTGGCTGCGCGACTGGGTGGGCCAGCAGGACGAAAGCCGGGTCACGCTGCTCGAGAATGACAGCAATCTGGGCTTCATCCAGTCGGTCAATCGCGGCTTCCAGACCGCGCTGGTGGATGGCGGCCATGTCGTGCTGCTGAACGCCGACGCGCTGGTCCCGCAGGGCTGGGCTAGCCGTCTGCTGGCGCCGATCCGCCATTCCGCCGATGTCGCCAGCGTCACGCCGATGTCGAACGATGCCGAGATCTTCAACGCGCCGGTCATCACCAAGCGCAGCGATCTGGCGCCGGGTCAGTTGGACGCGATGGACGCGCTGCTGGCCGACCGGCTGGGCGCCGGGCAGCGCGCCGAGGCGCCGACGGGCGTCGGCTTCTGCATGGCGATGAACGTCGAATATCTGCGCGCCCTGCCGGAATTCGACACCAGCTTCGGCAAGGGCTATGGCGAAGAGGTCGACTGGTGCCAGCGGGCGCGGCTGCGCGGTGGGCGCAATCTGGGGCTGGGCGGGCTGTTCGTGGAACATCGCGGCGGCGTCTCGTTCGGGTCCGAGGCCAAGCAGCAGTTGATGCGGCAGAACAGCGTCGTGATCTCGACCCGCTACCCGCAATTCGACGCGCAGGTGCAAAGCTTTATCCGCAACGACCCGCTGCTGGCCTCGCGGCTGGCCTGGGGTCTGGCCTGGGCGGCGACGCGCGGGCCGGATGCACGGGGAAAAGGCGGGCGGGTGCGGGTCTATCTGGTCCATGACATGGGCGGCGGGGCCGAACATGACGCGGCGCGCCGGGCGCGGCTGGACCTGAAGGCGGGGGATACGCCGGTCATGCTGCGCGTCGGCGGGCTGTCGCGCTGGCAGATCGAGCTTGCGACCCCCATCGGCGTCACCCGCGCCGAGACGGACGACACCGAGCTGATGCTGCATCTGCTGAACCTCGTGCCGGAGAAGACGGTGATCTATTCCTGCGGCGTCGGCGACCGCGATCCGATGTCGCTGCCGGACATCCTGCTGGCGCTGTGTCAGGGGTCGGGCGACCGGCTCGAGGTGCTGTTTCACGACTACTTCCCGCTCAGCCCCTCTTACACGCTGCTGGACAGTGACGAGGTCTATCGCGGCGTGCCCGAGGCCGAAACCAACACCGACCCCGCGCATGAGCTGGTGACGCCGGACGGCCAGCGCGTGACGCTGGCGCAATGGCGCGCGGCGTGGGGGCGGCTGATGGCGCGCGCGGATCGGCTGGAGGTGTTTTCCGATAACGGCGCCGGCATCGTCGCCGCGGCCTATCCCGACCATGCGGCCAAGATCGCCGTCACGCCGCACCGGATGCTGCATGTGGTGCCGGAACTGCCCAAGCCCGCGCCGGATGCGCCGCCGGTGATCGGGGTGCTGGGCAATATCGGGCTGCACAAGGGCGCGACGGTGCTGCGCGACCTGTCCGCGCTGCTGGCACGCAGCGGGCAGGCGCAGTTGGCGGTGATCGGCAGCGTCGATCCGTCCTATCCGCTGGCGCCCTCGGCGCGGGTGCACGGACATTACAAGCCCGCCGACATCCCGGCGCTCGTGTCCCGCTATGGCATCACCTGCTGGCTGATCCCGTCCATCGTGCCCGAGACGTTTTCTTTTACCACCCATGAATGTCTGGCCACCGGTCTGCCGGTCTGGGCCTTCGATCTGGGGGCGCAGGGCGACAGCGTGGCCAGCCATGCGGCCGAGCGGGGGCAGGGCGGCGTGCTGCCGATCCCGCAGGGGCCGGGCGATCTGCAGGCCATGGTCGATTCGATGACTGCCAGCTAG
- a CDS encoding Stf0 family sulfotransferase, with product MPPQFFDPEADQSTYHHWSSRPAPAKTYFILFTPRSGSTWLNSLLTQTGAMGIPKEWFNPEHILIASRHCGARDLDQFVTAVTRSQAKGDVFGAEITYHQMTRLFGSPEAFLQRFPAAAFFFLIRRDIVAQAISMHKMVRTSVSHSAISDDATIAESDAAHEYDAEQIAWWVNRIREAEAGIEAIIAAHALRPVRLSYEQITRDGAETATRDFAANLGVTLPQTVKLSSRHRKIGTDKNQAFAERFRAEQAELLRRVDQDRAALLALHP from the coding sequence ATGCCGCCCCAGTTTTTCGACCCCGAGGCCGACCAGAGCACCTATCACCACTGGTCCAGCCGCCCCGCCCCGGCGAAAACCTATTTCATCCTGTTCACCCCGCGCAGCGGCAGCACATGGCTGAACAGCCTGCTGACCCAGACCGGCGCGATGGGCATCCCGAAAGAGTGGTTCAACCCCGAACATATCCTGATCGCCAGCCGCCATTGCGGGGCGCGCGATCTGGACCAGTTCGTCACCGCCGTCACCCGCTCGCAGGCCAAGGGGGATGTCTTCGGGGCCGAGATCACCTATCACCAGATGACCCGCCTGTTCGGCAGCCCCGAGGCGTTCCTGCAGCGGTTTCCGGCGGCGGCGTTCTTTTTTCTGATCCGGCGCGATATCGTCGCGCAGGCGATCTCGATGCACAAGATGGTCCGCACCAGCGTCAGCCATTCCGCGATCAGCGACGACGCGACGATTGCCGAAAGCGACGCCGCGCATGAATATGATGCCGAGCAGATCGCCTGGTGGGTCAACCGCATTCGCGAGGCCGAGGCCGGAATCGAGGCGATTATCGCCGCCCACGCGCTGCGACCCGTGCGGCTGTCCTATGAGCAGATCACCCGCGACGGGGCAGAGACGGCAACCCGCGATTTCGCCGCAAACCTGGGCGTGACGCTGCCGCAGACGGTCAAGCTGTCCTCGCGCCACCGCAAGATCGGCACCGACAAGAACCAGGCCTTTGCCGAGCGGTTCCGCGCCGAACAGGCCGAGTTGCTGCGCCGCGTCGATCAGGACCGCGCGGCGCTGCTGGCGCTGCATCCCTAG
- a CDS encoding carbohydrate ABC transporter permease has translation MEKTWNNKAWFLVLPVLVIVAFSAVLPLMTVVNYAFNDTFGSNQFFWAGLEWFDEMIHSSRLHGALGRQAIFSAIILAIEVPLGILVALNMPKKGVWSSFVLVVMALPLLIPFNVVGTIWQIFGRTDIGLLGHTLARLGIDYNYTADPFDAWATVIVMDVWHWTSLVALLCYAGLQSIPQAYYQAARIDQASRWAVFRYIELPKMRGVLLIAVLLRFMDSFMIYTEPFVVTGGGPGNSTTFLSIDLVKMAVGQFDLGPAAAFSLMYFLVILLVSWVFYTVMTNMDRNPSDIPEEV, from the coding sequence ATGGAAAAGACCTGGAACAACAAGGCGTGGTTTCTGGTGCTGCCGGTGCTGGTCATCGTCGCCTTCTCGGCCGTGCTGCCGCTGATGACGGTCGTCAACTATGCCTTCAACGACACCTTTGGCAGCAACCAGTTCTTCTGGGCCGGGCTGGAATGGTTCGACGAGATGATCCACTCGTCGCGTCTGCACGGGGCGTTGGGGCGGCAGGCGATCTTTTCCGCCATCATCCTGGCGATCGAGGTGCCGCTGGGCATCCTGGTCGCGCTGAACATGCCCAAGAAGGGCGTCTGGTCCAGCTTTGTGCTGGTGGTGATGGCGCTGCCGCTGCTGATCCCGTTCAACGTCGTCGGCACCATCTGGCAGATCTTCGGGCGCACCGATATCGGGCTGCTGGGTCACACGCTGGCGCGGCTGGGCATCGACTATAACTATACCGCCGACCCGTTCGATGCCTGGGCCACGGTCATCGTCATGGATGTCTGGCACTGGACCAGCCTTGTGGCGCTGCTGTGCTATGCCGGGCTGCAATCCATTCCGCAGGCCTATTATCAGGCGGCGCGGATCGATCAGGCCAGCCGCTGGGCGGTGTTTCGCTATATCGAGCTGCCCAAGATGCGCGGTGTGCTGCTGATTGCGGTGCTGCTGCGCTTCATGGACAGCTTCATGATCTATACCGAACCCTTTGTCGTCACCGGCGGCGGGCCGGGCAACTCGACCACCTTCCTGTCCATCGATCTGGTCAAGATGGCGGTGGGGCAGTTCGATCTGGGGCCGGCGGCGGCGTTCTCGCTGATGTATTTCCTGGTCATCCTGCTGGTCAGCTGGGTCTTCTATACGGTCATGACCAACATGGACCGCAACCCCTCTGACATCCCGGAGGAGGTGTGA
- a CDS encoding carbohydrate ABC transporter permease, translated as MRIRGSAIVMTLYLLFLMLPIYWLLNMSLKTNAEIIGTFSLFPENLTFGNYRTILTDPSWYMGYVNSIIYVVLNTVISITVALPAAYAFSRYNFMGDKHLFFWLLSNRMAPPAVFALPFFQLYSSVGLFDTHIAVALAHCLFNVPLAVWILEGFMRGVPREIDETAYIDGYSFPRFFVRIFMPLIASGIGVAAFFCFMFSWVELLLSRTLTSVNAKPIAATMTRTVSASGMDWGVLAAAGVLTIVPGALVIWFVRNYIAKGFALGRV; from the coding sequence ATGCGTATCCGCGGCTCTGCCATCGTCATGACGCTCTATCTGCTGTTCCTGATGCTGCCGATCTACTGGCTGCTGAACATGAGCCTGAAGACCAATGCCGAGATCATCGGCACCTTCTCGCTGTTTCCCGAAAACCTGACCTTCGGCAATTACCGCACCATCCTGACCGACCCCAGCTGGTATATGGGTTACGTCAACTCGATCATCTATGTGGTGTTGAACACGGTCATCTCGATCACGGTCGCGCTGCCGGCGGCCTATGCGTTCAGCCGCTACAACTTCATGGGCGACAAGCACCTGTTCTTCTGGCTGCTGTCGAACCGGATGGCGCCGCCGGCGGTCTTCGCGCTGCCGTTCTTCCAGCTTTATTCCTCGGTCGGGCTGTTCGACACCCATATCGCGGTGGCGCTGGCGCATTGCCTGTTCAACGTCCCGCTGGCGGTGTGGATTCTGGAGGGCTTCATGCGCGGCGTCCCGCGCGAGATCGACGAGACCGCCTATATCGACGGCTATTCCTTCCCGCGGTTTTTCGTGCGGATCTTCATGCCGCTGATCGCCTCCGGGATCGGGGTGGCGGCGTTCTTCTGCTTCATGTTCTCCTGGGTGGAACTGCTGCTGTCGCGGACGCTGACCTCGGTCAATGCCAAGCCCATCGCGGCCACCATGACGCGCACGGTCAGCGCCTCGGGGATGGATTGGGGTGTGCTGGCGGCGGCCGGGGTGCTGACCATCGTGCCGGGCGCGCTGGTGATCTGGTTCGTGCGAAACTACATCGCCAAGGGCTTTGCCCTTGGCCGCGTCTAG
- a CDS encoding ABC transporter ATP-binding protein, which translates to MARITLQNLAHSYLPQPSSEDDYALKQMDHVWEDGGAYALLGSSGCGKTTLLNIISGLLRPSQGRVLFDDRDVTDAATAERNIAQVFQFPVVYDTMTVRDNLAFPLRNRGMAADYIAARVQHVAEMIGMESMLSRRAQGLTADAKQKISLGRGMVREDVNAILFDEPLTVIDPHMKWELRTQLKQLHREFGHTMIYVTHDQTEALTFADKVVVMYDGRVVQMGTPQDLFETPAHSFVGYFIGSPGMNFLDARIEGAEAVLTNGERVPLGADYPVPPGRVQIGIRPEYARLTTTGGLALRVHRVEDAGRHRLLRGEVAGAPFNIVVPEGQPVPADVRVAFLPERINLYADDWRVAPVGERVA; encoded by the coding sequence ATGGCCCGGATCACGCTGCAGAACCTCGCCCACAGCTACCTGCCCCAGCCGTCGTCCGAGGATGACTATGCGCTCAAACAGATGGACCACGTCTGGGAAGACGGCGGCGCCTATGCGCTGCTGGGGTCGAGCGGTTGCGGCAAGACCACGCTGCTGAACATCATCTCGGGCCTGCTGCGGCCCAGTCAGGGGCGGGTTCTGTTCGACGACCGCGACGTGACCGACGCCGCGACCGCCGAGCGTAACATCGCCCAGGTTTTCCAGTTTCCGGTCGTCTATGACACCATGACGGTGCGCGACAATCTGGCCTTTCCGCTGCGCAATCGCGGCATGGCGGCGGACTACATCGCCGCCCGCGTCCAGCATGTCGCCGAGATGATCGGCATGGAATCGATGCTGTCGCGCCGCGCGCAGGGGCTGACGGCGGATGCCAAGCAGAAGATCAGCCTTGGCCGCGGCATGGTGCGCGAGGATGTGAATGCGATCCTGTTCGACGAGCCTCTGACCGTCATCGACCCGCATATGAAATGGGAGCTGCGGACCCAGCTCAAGCAGCTGCACCGCGAGTTCGGCCACACGATGATCTATGTCACGCACGACCAGACCGAGGCGCTGACCTTCGCCGACAAGGTGGTGGTCATGTATGACGGCCGCGTCGTCCAGATGGGCACGCCGCAGGATCTGTTCGAGACCCCGGCCCACAGCTTTGTCGGCTATTTCATCGGCTCGCCCGGCATGAACTTTCTGGACGCCCGGATCGAGGGGGCCGAGGCGGTGCTGACCAATGGCGAGCGCGTGCCGCTGGGCGCGGATTACCCCGTGCCACCGGGCCGGGTGCAGATCGGCATCCGCCCCGAATATGCCCGGCTGACGACGACGGGAGGGCTGGCGCTGCGTGTCCACCGGGTCGAGGATGCCGGGCGCCACCGCCTGCTGCGCGGCGAGGTGGCGGGCGCGCCCTTCAACATCGTCGTGCCCGAAGGCCAGCCGGTGCCGGCCGATGTGCGCGTTGCTTTTCTGCCGGAACGGATCAATCTCTATGCGGACGACTGGCGCGTTGCGCCGGTGGGCGAAAGGGTCGCGTGA
- a CDS encoding ABC transporter substrate-binding protein, with amino-acid sequence MTRKYTATAMALALMVTGAPVWADMEAAKAFLDAEIGDLSTLTRDEQEQEMQWFIDAAAPLAGMDIKVVSETITTHEYESKVLAPAFTAITGIKVTHDLIGEGDVVEKLQTQMQTGENIYDGYVNDSDLIGTHWRYQQARSLTDWMENEGKDFTSPTLDLDDFLGLKFTTAPDGDLYQLPDQQFANLYWFRYDWFSDEKTKADFKAAYGYDLGVPVNWSAYEDIAEFFTGRDMSYVEGSPTKVWGNMDYGKKDPSLGWRYTDAWMSMAGMGDKGEPNGLPVDEWGIRVDENSRPVGSCVARGGATNDAAAVYAVTKAIDWLKAYTPPEAMGMTFGEAGPVPARGDIAQQMFWYTTFTADMVKDGTPVMNEDGTPKWRMAPSPHGAYWSEGTKIGYQDVGSWTLMKSTPVDRAQAAWLYAQFVTSKTVDVKKSHVGLTFIRESTVQDESFTERAPKLGGLIEFYRSPARTQWSPTGTNIPDYPKLAQLWWQNIGDALSGAKTPQEALDSLCAEQERVLERLERAGVQGDLGPKLNEEKDPQEWLDAEGAPVAKLDNEKPQGETVSYDELIKSWQ; translated from the coding sequence ATGACACGGAAATACACGGCTACGGCCATGGCGCTTGCGCTGATGGTCACAGGCGCGCCGGTCTGGGCAGATATGGAGGCCGCAAAGGCCTTTCTGGATGCCGAGATCGGGGACCTGTCCACGCTGACCCGCGACGAGCAGGAACAGGAGATGCAGTGGTTCATCGACGCCGCCGCACCGCTGGCGGGGATGGACATCAAGGTGGTCTCGGAAACCATCACCACGCATGAATATGAATCCAAGGTGCTGGCCCCGGCCTTTACCGCGATCACCGGGATCAAGGTGACGCATGACCTGATCGGCGAGGGCGACGTCGTCGAAAAGCTTCAGACCCAGATGCAGACGGGCGAGAACATCTATGACGGCTATGTCAACGATTCGGACCTGATCGGCACCCATTGGCGCTATCAGCAGGCCCGCTCGCTGACCGACTGGATGGAGAACGAGGGCAAGGACTTCACCAGCCCGACGCTGGATCTGGACGATTTCCTCGGGCTCAAATTCACCACCGCGCCCGATGGCGATCTGTATCAACTGCCCGACCAGCAGTTCGCGAACCTCTACTGGTTCCGCTATGACTGGTTCTCGGACGAGAAGACGAAAGCGGACTTCAAGGCCGCCTATGGCTACGATCTGGGCGTCCCGGTCAACTGGTCGGCTTACGAGGATATCGCAGAGTTCTTCACCGGCCGCGACATGTCCTATGTCGAGGGCAGCCCGACCAAGGTCTGGGGCAACATGGACTATGGCAAGAAGGACCCCAGCCTCGGCTGGCGGTATACCGATGCTTGGATGTCGATGGCCGGGATGGGCGACAAGGGGGAACCCAACGGCCTGCCGGTCGATGAATGGGGCATCCGCGTGGACGAGAACTCGCGTCCGGTCGGGTCCTGCGTGGCGCGCGGCGGCGCGACCAATGACGCGGCGGCGGTCTATGCGGTGACCAAGGCCATCGACTGGCTCAAGGCCTATACCCCGCCCGAGGCGATGGGCATGACCTTTGGCGAGGCCGGCCCGGTCCCGGCGCGGGGCGATATCGCCCAGCAGATGTTCTGGTACACCACCTTTACCGCCGACATGGTCAAGGACGGCACCCCGGTCATGAACGAGGACGGCACCCCGAAATGGCGCATGGCCCCCAGCCCCCACGGCGCCTATTGGAGCGAGGGGACCAAGATCGGCTATCAGGATGTGGGGTCCTGGACGCTGATGAAATCGACCCCGGTCGATCGCGCGCAGGCGGCGTGGCTGTATGCGCAGTTCGTCACCTCGAAGACGGTGGATGTGAAGAAATCCCATGTCGGGCTGACCTTCATCCGCGAATCGACGGTGCAGGACGAATCCTTCACCGAACGCGCGCCCAAGCTGGGCGGGCTGATCGAGTTCTACCGCTCGCCCGCCCGCACCCAATGGTCGCCCACCGGCACCAACATCCCCGACTATCCCAAGCTGGCGCAGCTTTGGTGGCAGAACATCGGTGATGCGCTGTCGGGCGCCAAGACCCCGCAAGAGGCGCTCGATTCGCTGTGCGCGGAACAGGAACGCGTGCTGGAACGGCTGGAACGGGCTGGCGTGCAGGGCGATCTGGGCCCGAAGCTGAATGAGGAAAAGGACCCTCAGGAATGGCTGGATGCCGAAGGCGCACCGGTGGCCAAGCTGGACAACGAAAAGCCGCAGGGCGAAACCGTGTCCTATGACGAGCTGATCAAGTCCTGGCAATAA